The following are encoded together in the Pelagicoccus enzymogenes genome:
- the rpmI gene encoding 50S ribosomal protein L35, whose translation MQKTKKSIAKRFKLTANGKLRRRSPGQRHHLHQKSTKQKRNLNKDKAVSAGRQADLMRGLPHGL comes from the coding sequence ATGCAAAAGACCAAGAAATCTATCGCAAAACGCTTCAAGCTCACCGCCAACGGTAAGCTGCGTCGTCGTTCTCCTGGGCAACGTCACCATTTGCACCAGAAGAGCACGAAGCAGAAGCGCAACCTCAACAAGGACAAGGCAGTCTCCGCTGGACGCCAAGCCGACCTCATGCGCGGCTTGCCTCACGGCCTCTAA
- the pheS gene encoding phenylalanine--tRNA ligase subunit alpha, whose protein sequence is MEDELKTIVESAKQKVAAVTSRAGFETVKAEITGPNGALTKVMKNMGSIAKEDRPTFGKLINQAKTTIQGFYDDAIATLEQAELAARIGPAIDPSLPSPNDALGSQHPLTKVREEICSIFKQIGFTVTEGTEVETEYYCFDALNTPADHPARDLQDTFYLPNNAQFGNVSKKADERYLLRTHTSSVQIRTMLKEKPPLRIISPGRCFRRDTVDATHSANFHQIEGLYIDEDVTVRDLKAVLDYFFERLLGKGTKTRFRPHFFPYTEPSFEVDFSSSHLAKLGSDWVEIAGCGMVEPAVLEAVGVDQEKYSGFAFGMGIERIAMILYGIDDIRYFYQNDARFLSQFA, encoded by the coding sequence ATGGAAGACGAACTCAAGACAATCGTAGAATCTGCCAAGCAAAAGGTAGCCGCCGTGACCAGCCGCGCTGGTTTCGAGACCGTGAAGGCGGAAATCACCGGACCCAACGGAGCGCTCACCAAGGTGATGAAAAACATGGGCTCGATCGCCAAGGAAGATCGCCCCACCTTTGGCAAGCTCATCAATCAGGCCAAGACCACCATCCAAGGTTTCTACGACGATGCCATCGCCACTCTCGAGCAAGCGGAACTCGCGGCCCGCATCGGTCCCGCCATCGACCCGTCGCTTCCGTCGCCGAACGACGCGTTGGGCAGCCAGCATCCTTTGACCAAGGTGCGCGAGGAGATCTGCAGCATCTTCAAGCAAATCGGATTCACGGTTACGGAAGGAACGGAAGTTGAGACCGAGTACTACTGCTTCGACGCGCTCAACACCCCGGCCGATCACCCAGCTCGCGATTTGCAGGACACCTTCTACCTGCCCAACAACGCCCAATTCGGCAACGTATCCAAAAAGGCAGACGAGCGCTACTTGCTGCGTACCCACACTTCCTCGGTGCAGATCCGCACCATGCTCAAGGAGAAGCCACCTCTGCGTATTATTTCTCCTGGGCGTTGTTTCCGTCGCGATACGGTTGACGCTACGCACAGCGCCAATTTCCATCAGATCGAAGGCCTCTATATCGACGAGGATGTAACGGTGCGCGACCTCAAGGCTGTGCTCGACTACTTCTTCGAACGCCTGTTGGGGAAGGGGACCAAGACGCGTTTTCGCCCGCACTTCTTCCCTTACACCGAGCCCAGCTTCGAAGTGGATTTCTCCTCCAGCCATCTTGCCAAACTCGGGAGCGACTGGGTGGAAATCGCGGGCTGCGGCATGGTCGAGCCAGCCGTTTTAGAAGCGGTCGGTGTGGACCAGGAAAAGTACTCGGGGTTTGCCTTTGGCATGGGTATCGAGCGTATCGCTATGATCCTCTACGGAATCGACGATATCCGCTACTTCTATCAGAACGACGCCCGCTTCCTGTCGCAGTTCGCGTAA
- a CDS encoding ComF family protein: MNLPRIFRRLFDPVLETAFPSQCAGCGEAVEESRFSGICRSCQPRLQLIEDPKCLTCGFPFFGDSESHGHCMHCEHLQPAFGQGWSIALFRGPLRELIYALKYKQGLWALRDLRELAATAPGLARFAGDAVLVPVPLHPRKQRERGYNQSELLVRMLLETLPDCRFEDLLVRSVDTVSQTQFDRKQRIRNLKNAFSLRQKRAIDPAQRYIIVDDVFTTGSTVNACAAALRRAGARSIDVLTIGHG; encoded by the coding sequence TTGAACCTGCCCCGCATTTTTCGCCGCCTTTTCGACCCCGTCTTGGAGACGGCTTTTCCCAGCCAGTGCGCGGGATGCGGCGAGGCGGTGGAGGAGTCCCGTTTCTCTGGGATTTGTCGAAGCTGCCAACCGCGACTGCAGCTCATAGAGGATCCCAAGTGCTTGACTTGCGGATTTCCGTTTTTTGGCGATTCCGAATCTCACGGCCATTGCATGCACTGCGAGCACCTCCAGCCGGCATTCGGCCAGGGCTGGTCGATCGCCTTGTTTCGCGGACCTCTGCGGGAACTCATTTACGCTCTCAAGTACAAGCAGGGGCTATGGGCCTTGCGCGACTTGCGGGAGCTGGCGGCGACAGCCCCGGGACTGGCTCGTTTTGCGGGAGATGCCGTATTGGTGCCGGTACCGCTGCACCCTCGCAAGCAGCGGGAGAGGGGCTACAACCAGAGCGAGTTGCTCGTGCGTATGCTCTTGGAGACCTTGCCGGATTGTCGCTTCGAGGACCTGCTAGTCCGCAGCGTCGATACGGTTTCGCAGACCCAGTTCGACCGGAAGCAGCGGATTCGGAACCTCAAAAATGCCTTTTCATTGCGCCAAAAGCGTGCCATAGACCCCGCCCAACGCTATATTATTGTAGATGACGTCTTCACCACAGGTTCCACTGTCAATGCATGCGCCGCAGCTCTGCGGCGTGCGGGAGCTCGGTCGATAGACGTTTTGACCATCGGGCACGGCTAG
- the cysK gene encoding cysteine synthase A: MAKAFPDITAAIGNTPLIKLNRLTEGCVADVYVKCEFFNPLSSVKDRIGKAMIEAAEKEGKLGEGSIIIEPTSGNTGIALAFIAAARGYRLILTMPETMSMERRVLLGMLGAELVLTPGPKGMPGAIARATELVAEYGEKAFMPQQFENPANPEVHRQTTAEEIWEATEGKIDAFVAGVGTGGTITGVSEVIKSRKAITTVAVEPANSPVISGGQPGPHKIQGIGAGFIPKNCNKDIIDEVITVENDDAFATAQELALKEGISCGISSGANVWAALQLAKRPEMAGKMIVTVACSAGERYISTPLGEKARVAAAAATAQ, from the coding sequence ATGGCTAAAGCATTCCCTGATATCACTGCCGCGATTGGCAATACCCCGCTCATCAAGCTCAACCGCCTCACGGAAGGCTGCGTTGCTGACGTCTACGTCAAGTGTGAGTTCTTCAACCCGCTCTCCAGCGTCAAGGACCGTATCGGCAAGGCGATGATCGAGGCCGCCGAAAAGGAGGGCAAGCTGGGCGAAGGGTCGATCATCATCGAGCCGACTTCGGGCAACACGGGGATCGCTCTTGCGTTCATCGCGGCGGCTCGCGGTTATCGCCTGATCCTCACTATGCCGGAAACGATGTCCATGGAGCGACGCGTCCTGCTCGGCATGTTGGGCGCGGAACTTGTTTTGACTCCAGGACCTAAAGGGATGCCCGGCGCGATCGCTCGCGCTACGGAGCTGGTGGCCGAGTACGGCGAGAAGGCTTTCATGCCGCAGCAGTTCGAAAACCCTGCCAACCCAGAGGTTCACCGCCAGACCACTGCGGAAGAAATTTGGGAAGCGACGGAAGGCAAGATCGACGCTTTCGTGGCGGGCGTGGGCACAGGCGGCACCATCACCGGCGTTTCCGAGGTCATCAAGAGCCGCAAGGCGATTACGACCGTAGCAGTGGAGCCGGCTAACAGCCCGGTTATCTCTGGTGGCCAGCCCGGTCCGCACAAGATCCAAGGAATTGGGGCCGGCTTCATTCCGAAGAATTGCAACAAGGACATCATCGACGAGGTGATCACGGTCGAAAACGACGACGCCTTCGCGACTGCTCAGGAGTTGGCTCTCAAGGAAGGCATCAGCTGTGGCATTTCCTCTGGAGCGAACGTTTGGGCCGCCTTGCAGCTGGCGAAGCGTCCGGAGATGGCTGGCAAGATGATCGTCACAGTCGCGTGCAGCGCTGGCGAACGCTACATCTCCACCCCTCTCGGCGAGAAGGCTCGGGTCGCGGCGGCTGCCGCAACGGCTCAGTAG
- the glgA gene encoding glycogen synthase GlgA gives MKIVHAASEMFPYVKTGGLADVCGSLFKSLAGVGHEVSFFLPGYRKIIESKEFESAKLKVVLQVELGEQFLRGEVWALTLGRRQTLYIIRRDEFFDRTNLYGTRERDYDDNDRRFIYFSKAVVQAMRLLEIKADILHCHDWQTGLLPLFLRMAEQETGKSLALKTFFSIHNLAFQGLYPRSSFKFTNLPKEFNGIDGLEFYEQISMIKGGIFFADKIMTVSPNYAREILTPEFGCGLEGALKVREEDLVGIANGIDTEVWNPQKDPYLINHYNASDLSGKQDCQETLLKKVGLAKGEGPVYGVVARLTQQKGIDLLLKQMSFFVKNDCRLVLLGKGDPNYEKALKRFAKSYPEHIAVCIVLDEEMSHLVEAGSDFFIMPSIFEPCGLNQMYSQRYGTLPLVSGVGGLKDTVIDIVSDPENGTGFVFEANNDGLAAGLEASLELYGNEKDFVHAIKRAMKRDFSWKRVTTEYESLYLDSI, from the coding sequence ATGAAAATAGTTCATGCAGCAAGCGAGATGTTCCCTTATGTGAAAACCGGGGGCTTGGCAGACGTCTGCGGTTCCCTCTTCAAGTCGCTGGCCGGTGTAGGGCACGAGGTTTCGTTTTTCCTTCCTGGATATCGAAAGATCATCGAATCGAAGGAATTCGAGAGCGCTAAGTTGAAGGTGGTGCTGCAAGTCGAGTTAGGCGAGCAATTTCTCAGGGGAGAGGTTTGGGCCCTTACTTTGGGGCGTCGCCAGACGCTTTACATCATCCGCCGGGACGAATTTTTCGATCGTACGAATTTGTACGGGACGCGCGAGCGCGACTACGACGACAACGACCGTCGTTTCATCTACTTCAGCAAGGCGGTCGTGCAGGCGATGCGCTTGCTCGAAATCAAGGCGGATATTTTGCATTGCCACGACTGGCAGACTGGGTTGTTGCCGCTCTTCTTGCGCATGGCGGAACAGGAGACGGGCAAGTCGCTGGCGCTCAAAACCTTTTTCTCTATCCACAACCTAGCGTTTCAGGGGCTTTATCCGCGCTCGTCCTTCAAGTTTACCAACTTGCCTAAGGAGTTCAACGGGATCGACGGTCTCGAGTTTTATGAGCAGATAAGCATGATCAAAGGCGGAATCTTCTTCGCGGACAAGATCATGACGGTGAGCCCTAACTACGCCCGCGAAATTTTGACGCCAGAGTTTGGCTGCGGCCTGGAGGGCGCCTTGAAGGTGCGGGAGGAGGATCTCGTCGGCATTGCAAACGGGATCGATACTGAGGTTTGGAATCCGCAGAAGGATCCGTATTTGATCAATCACTACAACGCTTCGGATCTATCCGGGAAGCAGGACTGCCAGGAAACCTTGCTGAAGAAGGTTGGCCTCGCGAAAGGCGAAGGTCCGGTTTATGGAGTGGTTGCTCGCCTCACCCAGCAAAAGGGCATCGACCTCCTGCTGAAGCAAATGAGCTTCTTCGTGAAGAACGACTGCCGCTTGGTGCTTTTGGGTAAGGGTGACCCTAACTACGAGAAGGCGCTCAAGCGCTTTGCGAAAAGCTACCCCGAACACATTGCGGTGTGCATCGTTCTCGACGAGGAGATGTCGCATCTCGTGGAAGCGGGATCGGATTTCTTCATCATGCCTTCGATTTTCGAGCCGTGCGGCCTCAATCAGATGTACAGTCAGCGCTACGGCACCTTGCCCTTGGTTTCTGGGGTGGGCGGCTTGAAGGATACGGTCATCGATATCGTAAGCGATCCCGAGAACGGCACCGGTTTCGTTTTTGAGGCGAACAACGATGGTTTGGCCGCGGGCTTGGAGGCTTCGCTGGAGCTTTACGGGAATGAGAAAGATTTCGTGCACGCGATCAAGCGGGCTATGAAACGGGACTTTTCTTGGAAGCGCGTGACGACCGAGTACGAATCTCTCTACCTCGACAGTATTTGA
- the accD gene encoding acetyl-CoA carboxylase, carboxyltransferase subunit beta, translating into MALFQKPKYSTVIVKKKDIPQGMWKKCPVSGDIIYNKELEQNQNVVPKSGYHFPITARKRIGHLLDEGSFTELEKDLVAGDPLEFVDSKPYPARLEAYQKKTGENDSIVSGKGTIHGIPVSIAVFDFQFAGGSLGSVAGEKITRAIELSIKEKIPCIVVSASGGARMQEGILSLMQMAKTSAALGKLAEAKVPFISILTDPTAGGVTASFATLGDVILAEPGARICFAGARVIKETTNEELPEGFQSAEFLFQRGLIDQIVPRTEMRNRLRDILSALYTKKEPVQA; encoded by the coding sequence ATGGCGCTTTTCCAAAAACCGAAGTATTCGACCGTTATCGTCAAAAAGAAGGACATTCCGCAGGGCATGTGGAAGAAGTGTCCCGTTTCTGGCGACATCATCTACAATAAGGAACTGGAGCAAAACCAGAACGTGGTTCCCAAGAGCGGCTACCACTTCCCCATCACGGCTCGCAAGCGCATCGGCCACTTGCTTGACGAAGGCAGCTTCACCGAGCTGGAGAAGGACCTCGTCGCGGGCGATCCCTTGGAATTCGTCGACTCCAAGCCGTATCCGGCCCGACTCGAGGCCTATCAGAAGAAGACCGGCGAAAACGATTCTATCGTAAGCGGGAAGGGGACGATCCATGGGATTCCCGTCTCAATCGCGGTTTTCGATTTCCAGTTCGCCGGCGGTTCGCTCGGTTCGGTGGCGGGTGAGAAGATCACTCGCGCCATCGAGCTCTCCATCAAGGAGAAGATTCCCTGCATCGTCGTTTCGGCCTCTGGCGGAGCTCGCATGCAGGAGGGTATCCTCAGCTTGATGCAAATGGCGAAGACCAGCGCCGCTCTTGGCAAGCTAGCGGAAGCTAAGGTTCCTTTCATTTCGATTTTGACCGACCCGACGGCGGGTGGCGTGACGGCGAGTTTTGCGACTTTGGGCGACGTGATTTTGGCGGAGCCTGGCGCTCGCATCTGTTTCGCCGGCGCTCGAGTGATCAAGGAAACCACCAACGAGGAATTGCCGGAAGGCTTCCAGTCGGCGGAGTTCCTTTTCCAGCGTGGCTTGATCGACCAGATCGTTCCTCGCACGGAAATGCGGAATCGCTTGCGCGACATTCTCTCGGCTCTCTACACGAAGAAAGAGCCGGTCCAGGCCTAG
- a CDS encoding bifunctional folylpolyglutamate synthase/dihydrofolate synthase: MPELDSYEAARDWLYSLKNRGSKYGIDRMERFAEVLGHPQRNYPCIHVAGTNGKGSTCAMLERIFRDQGFRSGLSTSPHLVRQGERIQVDRRILGEPQILEYVRELLPFAEKVAEEDPDLHPSFFEFMTAMAFLHFARESVDVAVVEVGLGGRLDATNVLLPEVSVITSIGLDHCEILGDTLAAIAREKGGIIKPGIPVVVGLLEPEAMKAIREICDERGCELVRVEDRFGRDLANYPQTNLHGSYQRINAAIALTVADVVRERFGLDLEKAKRSLLEVAWPGRWEERQLENRKIVFDVSHNSEGARWLDENLADLVVRSGGKRPDIVMGVMGTYRAASLVPVAARWAASLLFVMPEQDRACTFDELKSFVPVGFEGEVSDAKLAELFPEKGVCALDFPSDRPVVVSGSIYLIGEIWDRFYEESPLGQGALQDF; this comes from the coding sequence ATGCCAGAGCTCGATTCTTACGAGGCTGCTCGCGACTGGTTGTACTCGCTCAAGAACCGCGGGTCCAAGTACGGCATAGACCGTATGGAGCGCTTTGCGGAGGTGCTCGGGCATCCGCAGCGGAACTATCCTTGCATCCATGTAGCTGGAACCAACGGCAAGGGCTCGACTTGCGCGATGCTGGAGCGGATCTTCCGCGACCAAGGTTTCCGCTCCGGCCTCTCGACGTCGCCGCATCTAGTTAGGCAAGGAGAGCGAATCCAGGTGGACCGCCGCATCCTTGGCGAGCCGCAGATCCTCGAGTACGTGCGCGAGCTACTTCCTTTTGCGGAAAAGGTGGCAGAGGAAGATCCGGATCTGCATCCGAGCTTTTTCGAGTTCATGACGGCGATGGCCTTCCTGCACTTTGCTCGGGAATCAGTCGATGTCGCCGTGGTTGAAGTGGGGCTGGGCGGGCGATTGGACGCGACTAACGTTTTGCTGCCCGAGGTGAGCGTGATCACTTCAATCGGTCTCGACCATTGCGAGATACTGGGAGACACGCTGGCGGCTATCGCTCGGGAGAAGGGAGGGATTATCAAGCCGGGTATCCCGGTGGTGGTGGGCTTGCTGGAGCCAGAGGCGATGAAGGCGATTCGCGAGATATGCGACGAGCGGGGTTGTGAGTTGGTTCGCGTGGAGGATCGCTTCGGTCGCGACCTTGCGAATTACCCGCAGACGAACCTGCACGGGAGCTACCAACGAATTAATGCGGCGATTGCTCTGACGGTGGCAGATGTCGTGCGGGAGCGGTTCGGCTTGGACCTGGAAAAGGCGAAGCGGAGCCTGCTCGAGGTCGCTTGGCCTGGGCGCTGGGAGGAACGTCAGCTCGAGAACCGCAAAATCGTTTTCGACGTTTCCCATAACTCCGAAGGGGCTCGCTGGCTGGACGAGAACCTGGCGGATCTCGTCGTTCGTAGCGGTGGCAAGCGTCCTGACATTGTCATGGGGGTTATGGGAACCTATCGCGCTGCGTCTCTGGTACCGGTAGCGGCGAGGTGGGCAGCCAGCCTGCTTTTCGTCATGCCGGAACAAGATCGGGCCTGCACCTTCGATGAGCTAAAGTCCTTCGTTCCTGTCGGTTTCGAGGGGGAGGTGTCGGATGCGAAATTGGCCGAGCTTTTTCCGGAGAAAGGCGTTTGCGCTCTCGATTTCCCCTCCGATCGGCCGGTGGTGGTGAGCGGATCCATCTATTTGATCGGCGAAATCTGGGATCGGTTTTACGAAGAAAGCCCGTTGGGGCAGGGCGCCTTGCAGGACTTTTGA
- the rplT gene encoding 50S ribosomal protein L20, with protein MPRATNAPAYTRRRKKMLKQAKGHFGNKSRLYKYAKESVAHALQYAYRDRRAKKRTWRALWIVRINAACRAEDMSYSRFTEGLKAAEIVLDRKILADIAVNDPIAFKGLVEKAKEALKAKAAA; from the coding sequence ATGCCTAGAGCAACAAACGCACCCGCATACACAAGGCGCCGCAAGAAGATGCTGAAGCAGGCCAAGGGCCACTTCGGTAACAAGTCGCGTCTCTACAAGTACGCCAAGGAATCCGTAGCCCACGCGCTGCAGTACGCATACCGTGACCGCCGCGCCAAGAAGCGCACCTGGCGCGCTCTCTGGATCGTACGCATCAACGCCGCTTGCCGCGCCGAAGACATGAGCTACAGCCGATTTACCGAAGGCCTCAAGGCTGCGGAAATCGTTCTCGATCGCAAGATCCTCGCCGACATCGCTGTCAACGATCCTATCGCGTTCAAGGGACTGGTCGAAAAGGCCAAGGAAGCCCTGAAGGCGAAGGCAGCAGCGTAA
- a CDS encoding TIGR01777 family oxidoreductase yields the protein MKFEKRSSMPVSAQELFNWHGRPGAFARLCPPWQEMEVVKEDPGLAKGKRIELKMSTPIGKRTWHALHTECDAGLGFTDVQEKGPFKSWKHRHRFEPTGDGQCDLVDEIEFELPLGGLGESVARGELEKGFAYRHWITRRDQVLRQSIPRFETLKVAIVGGSGFLGTQLRALLEAQGHDVFIVTRNKRSESDIRWDPAAGEIELARLEGLDAVVHLAGENLTSGRWTEERKKRLWSSRVDATTFLVEALGRLERPPSVLLSGSGIGIYGSDPEAVFSEDSPRGEGFLAELCEAWEAAAARAESLDTRVCLLRTGVVIDPRGGALPKMLPAFRLGAGGPLGSGEQWFPWIGLEDWIGAVNWLLFAKNASGPVNLVAPQVVRQKDFARALGQALKRPAFLPAPRFALSALLGEMADEALLSSIHAKPGVLESVGYSFVLPDLRALFSKVI from the coding sequence ATGAAGTTTGAAAAACGTAGTTCGATGCCTGTCTCCGCCCAGGAACTGTTCAATTGGCACGGGCGTCCCGGAGCGTTTGCTCGCTTGTGCCCGCCATGGCAGGAGATGGAGGTGGTGAAGGAGGACCCGGGACTTGCGAAGGGAAAGCGAATCGAGCTGAAGATGAGTACCCCGATCGGCAAGCGAACCTGGCATGCGTTGCACACCGAGTGCGATGCAGGACTAGGATTTACGGATGTGCAGGAGAAGGGACCGTTCAAGAGTTGGAAGCACCGACACCGATTCGAGCCAACCGGGGATGGGCAATGCGATTTGGTGGACGAGATCGAGTTTGAGCTTCCGCTTGGCGGTTTGGGGGAGTCCGTTGCGAGAGGCGAGCTCGAGAAAGGCTTTGCTTACCGTCATTGGATAACGCGCCGCGACCAAGTTCTCAGGCAATCCATCCCGCGTTTCGAAACGCTTAAGGTTGCGATTGTGGGTGGTAGTGGTTTTTTGGGTACGCAGCTTAGAGCCCTCTTGGAAGCCCAGGGCCATGACGTTTTTATCGTGACTCGCAACAAGCGCAGCGAGTCCGACATTCGTTGGGATCCAGCTGCCGGAGAAATTGAGCTGGCTCGTCTCGAAGGTTTGGATGCGGTCGTTCATCTTGCGGGGGAAAACCTGACCTCGGGGCGTTGGACCGAGGAACGGAAGAAGCGACTCTGGTCGAGTCGAGTGGATGCGACTACGTTTTTAGTGGAAGCTCTAGGCAGACTTGAAAGGCCGCCTTCAGTTTTGCTGAGCGGGTCGGGCATTGGCATATACGGGAGCGACCCGGAGGCTGTTTTCAGCGAGGACTCGCCGCGTGGCGAAGGCTTCCTGGCAGAATTGTGTGAAGCGTGGGAGGCGGCGGCGGCGCGCGCTGAGTCTTTGGATACGCGAGTCTGCCTCTTGCGCACCGGAGTCGTTATCGATCCGCGCGGGGGTGCTTTGCCCAAGATGCTTCCTGCCTTTCGATTGGGGGCTGGAGGACCTCTAGGAAGCGGAGAACAGTGGTTTCCTTGGATTGGCCTGGAAGATTGGATCGGTGCGGTCAACTGGCTCTTGTTTGCCAAAAACGCTAGCGGGCCGGTAAACCTGGTGGCTCCCCAAGTGGTTCGCCAAAAGGATTTCGCCAGAGCGTTAGGGCAAGCCCTGAAGCGCCCGGCCTTCTTGCCGGCCCCTCGTTTCGCCCTGAGCGCGCTCCTAGGCGAAATGGCCGACGAGGCCTTGCTTTCCAGTATCCATGCCAAGCCCGGAGTCTTGGAGTCTGTGGGGTACTCCTTCGTTTTGCCGGATTTACGGGCTCTGTTCTCGAAAGTGATTTGA
- a CDS encoding cryptochrome/photolyase family protein has translation MRARSHDWGMPEQKPVILWFRRDLRLADNPALQRAVESGQPVLPVYILDDGGEGSWPDGGASKWWLHHSLASLAEDLEGVGSRLLLRRGASRDALLELCRETGADGVFWNRRFEPAIVARDTEIKKSLAEAGVMVRSFNGSLLQSPLSVENKSGSPFKVFTPFWKHIQNLSTRDPLEKPTSLAAPKSWPASESLGSCKLLPKRDWADGFEKEWTPGERGAVEALEGFADGPVNHYAGKRDTPSVRGVSKLSPHLHFGELSPNQVWHRMDREKHEPYLRQIAWREFAHHLMFHFSDTPEKPLRPEFASFPWKKDASLLRAWQKGMTGYPIVDAGMRELWKTGWMHNRVRMIASSFLVKHLLQPWQAGADWFWDTLVDADLANNTMGWQWVAGCGADAAPYFRIFNPITQGERFDGEGAYTRKWVPEIADLPDKYLFKPWEAPGELLEKAGIELGNTYPWPIVEHAKARQAALDAYAAMKS, from the coding sequence ATGCGTGCCCGGTCGCATGATTGGGGCATGCCTGAGCAAAAGCCGGTTATCTTGTGGTTTCGCCGCGATTTGCGGCTAGCCGACAATCCAGCCCTTCAACGTGCGGTGGAGAGCGGCCAGCCGGTGCTGCCGGTCTACATCTTGGACGATGGGGGAGAGGGGAGCTGGCCGGACGGAGGCGCTAGCAAATGGTGGCTGCACCACTCGCTTGCGTCTTTGGCGGAGGATCTGGAAGGCGTGGGATCTCGTTTGCTGCTCAGGAGAGGAGCGTCGCGCGACGCGCTCTTGGAGCTCTGTCGCGAAACGGGAGCCGACGGCGTTTTTTGGAACCGTCGCTTCGAGCCGGCTATTGTAGCCCGAGACACTGAGATCAAGAAATCCTTGGCTGAGGCTGGAGTCATGGTTCGCAGCTTCAATGGCTCGCTGCTGCAGTCGCCCTTGAGCGTGGAAAACAAGTCCGGTTCCCCGTTCAAGGTTTTTACTCCTTTCTGGAAGCATATCCAGAACTTGAGTACGCGGGATCCGCTGGAAAAGCCGACCTCGCTTGCGGCGCCGAAGTCGTGGCCGGCGAGCGAGTCTTTAGGGTCCTGTAAGCTATTGCCTAAGCGTGACTGGGCGGACGGTTTTGAGAAAGAGTGGACGCCAGGGGAACGGGGCGCGGTAGAGGCTTTGGAAGGTTTTGCTGATGGTCCGGTAAACCATTACGCTGGTAAGCGCGACACGCCATCGGTTCGCGGCGTCTCCAAGCTCTCGCCGCACCTGCACTTTGGAGAGCTTTCCCCAAACCAAGTTTGGCATCGCATGGACCGCGAAAAGCACGAGCCGTACCTGCGGCAGATCGCTTGGCGAGAGTTTGCCCACCATTTGATGTTCCATTTTTCGGATACTCCAGAAAAGCCATTGCGGCCGGAATTCGCCTCGTTTCCTTGGAAGAAAGACGCTTCCTTGCTGAGGGCTTGGCAGAAGGGCATGACTGGCTATCCGATCGTGGATGCAGGAATGCGCGAGCTTTGGAAAACCGGTTGGATGCATAATCGTGTGCGAATGATCGCTTCGTCGTTTTTAGTGAAACACCTGCTGCAGCCTTGGCAGGCAGGGGCGGACTGGTTTTGGGATACGCTGGTGGACGCGGACCTCGCCAACAACACGATGGGCTGGCAATGGGTCGCGGGTTGTGGAGCGGACGCGGCTCCCTATTTCCGGATTTTCAATCCGATCACCCAAGGCGAGCGATTCGATGGAGAGGGAGCTTACACCCGCAAGTGGGTTCCTGAAATCGCGGACCTGCCCGACAAGTACCTCTTCAAGCCATGGGAGGCGCCAGGCGAATTGCTGGAGAAGGCGGGTATCGAATTGGGCAATACTTACCCTTGGCCGATCGTTGAGCATGCTAAGGCGCGGCAGGCAGCTCTGGACGCTTATGCCGCAATGAAGTCTTGA